The Theileria equi strain WA chromosome 2 map unlocalized gcontig_1105316255037, whole genome shotgun sequence genomic sequence AAGTGCAAGAGAGACTACTACCAACTAAGTAATCTGCCCTGGATGTATGTCATTCTACACTACCCTTGTAGACCCTACAGTTTCTTCATGAGTTCGGAACGTGTCTCTATCTCATTCTCTCATAACTACAAGGTCTATTCCTGCATCCTTCTAGACATACCATGAGTTACAAAATCTAAAGTGAGCAGTCTCGTCTGCATGTAGGCTCGTATCCTCTTCGGGCCTCCTAGTCTACTTTACATGATATCTTGTAACTAATCCGTCCCACGAATAGACCACTGGAACAGTGCATGCTGGAGTTTTGTGTTAATGAGGATTATGAGGTGCTATTCATTCCCggaggaagaggaatgCACGGAGAGTAACCCTATAAGTGTGTGCAAAAAGCCTCGCCAATATTCACCAAATttgttacacattttgtagAAATGGTGATAAGTCGCCATATCTTGTTTTTATCTCTTGTGTTGCCCGGTATTTGGGCTACTAGTGTTAAACACCCTGTGATAAGTCTAGACATTGGAAGACAGACGAATTACCGTAGCACTGGCCAGGAGATTGATGTAAAGAGTCataaagatggtgaagaaACATTCTACACTCACACCCTTAGCAAGCCGGCGCACCTCTCAGATATCATGGTAGATTGACACTACATTCATGCTGACCTATTCCCCTTTAAGGACGAAATTATTCTCTCTTCCTTGGTCTACTGGAGGTACGACAAGTCAGACATGCTAACTCTAAACCTGCAAAACTCCCAGGTGTTTCTGTGGAACAACGGGAATGGACGATTGGTTCCAAAGTCATCCACTCTTGACAGCTGCCCAAACGTTTTGGACCGTCAGGTGACCATAGACATTGGCAAAAATTCAGACGGCTGGTATGGACCGTCTACCATCACATCGAAAATTGACATATTCACCACCATGTTGACAAATCCAGAACTTCCTGGCTACCAGATTTGCCATAATACTGGTCCTCCTTTCATGGTCAAGAGTGTCGTTGATGGGACTACTCCAACGAACATTAAGGTGGCTCAGGAGGTCCATAATGTCTATGTCTACAGGTGGAATAATGTCCCCCTCTTGGTAGACTTTGAGCTCCTTAATAAGGAATTTCTCAGCTTTGCCAATCTCGACAACAAGTGGGAGGGAATAAAGACTCCCAAGAGTGACTACAGGAGAATGCACTACCTCAGGGAACTTTTAGGTTACATTAATTGCAGAATGGGCAACAGGGTCGTTATAGACATTTGGGTGAAAAAGAAGTACAGTAAATACCATATTGGTGCATGCAAGTTCCCAGGGATGGAAGAGAAAAAGGGAGCCGCTGTTATAGTAGAGAATGTCCCGCACAAATATGGAGATCTCAACGGTTACCAAGAGTTCAGGCGCAAGCTCTCAAACAACAAGCAATTCGACATTGGGCACATTATGAATTCCACACGTCGTGTCATTATAGATCTTCCAAATAGACCTGTAAAGACTGTCTCACTCTTCACTAGACCGTACGGATATACGAACAACCCACTAGATATTGTCGAAGTTGTAACGGACGTCTACGAGTACTATTATAAGCATAACAGAGATAAAgagtttgtaaaatacGCTGTGTCTAATGAGCCACTTAGGAAGACTAATGACCTTTTGCACTATGAAACAGGTAAGgtcattctttggaagaGCAAAGTAATTGAGAAAAGATACGACTTGTAATTTCTAAATTCATAATGCAAATGTATCTAGTGCATGCAAAGCATGGAGTAATGGCGACAAATGGGAGTCCATAACGATCATTCAGGAGCACTAGTCACAACCTCTGAGCGATTCTAGTGTTTTAAGGCGATTGTACTGATTATGGGTTTATGGATGTGCATAGATCATTGTGTTAATGCGACTGAAGGAAGATGGAAGAGACTGTGTCGCTAATCCTGGTGGCACCTGTCCATCCTACTACTCCTAGAGgagtcgaaatcttttggtgaaaaatatcgattgttagatatttcttattttagagatatattctctaaaatacaccatcttaggctctttaactacgatgaatagGCATTGGAGgtccattccgatagagataaaggcaatggccattttcacggttattccaaaaagttaaacggCACAGGCatcgataaatggttaattccaaaaggaacattgtattctgactccaaagaaggactcaggacacgtaaacgaccagagggtcgagaagtaaccattaaaatccaaaattcggcaacgtaaacaatgatttccGAGGAAAGGTCTTCTGTAGGCTCGTTGTTAAGCCGagggaacctccagaggaagtcatcacacctgaataaaacaatagggGACGACAACGTCGGAATGCAAACTGCAGCGAgtgaaatctcaacttcacgagctgaaacgataaaaggtgtcacaaatccaacattaatatcaacaagtgatgtagctgacaacaggtctacgttatccctcgttgaagggcaatgcctacctgaatctaatcaaaaaattttttctaaatgggtacgagcttgcgatcatacagagagtaaacagggagacatattgcctcttaaaaagcaacaaaaacatgatgataatggaagaataggacCCAAACTaatcgttaaacaaactggtacaacctaccgtgcatcattccaaactgacgacaaagagttcaacaatgacatacttggcactagaagactttattataatctagctgacgtaaggttagcgttaaccctggacgaattgcaatgtggacctgaatttaatcaaaaaaacttcttatataaacaggtggcgacttgtaaaactacccagtgtagacgggggataaacataacttttaaaaagcaaggcggtaataaaactatggcgcttatagtaatcgttgaagaaccagtaagtctctctaggagattcgctggaatcctcagtaagaggataaactcaaatggtcaagaaatcaaggtcaggtcgaaatacaatcgaaaaatcttatttataaaggcctgttctgattattccccaaacctacaggaaactgtagtgtctacaagggtgtaggaatTAAtaacgcacatataacaatccggtacgtacggggtaggtaatttgttgttgCTACTCCTAGAGACTCCCTTCGGCTAAAGCCTACGGTCgtccattcttccatatacaCCGTCATTCCCGTATATATCCACAAAGGATGTATTATGGGCTATGATTTATTTGAATACGCCAGGTGAGCGTTAGAGTAGTCCCTGTCTCTTGAGATCTTCATAGGCCTTTACGCTCATGAGGTTCCCCTCAGAGTCTTCACATTCTGCCTCCTGGGCGACCTTGAATGTGTTGCGATCCGAAACTGTCTTGAGCTTTTCATATAGTGCAAACGCATCCTCAATCTTTGTAATCTCCTGAATGGTAATTATGGGTGGTCATTAAATGAGTACATAAGGGCATGGAAATGAAAGCAAACCTTGAAGTGAGGAGTGTTTGGAATCTTTAGACACCTCATGCCAAACGAGTGCCTCCACTCCTGAAAGTGATTCTCAAACGCCTTTCTTCCCCAGTACGAGTAGTTGCCGCAAATCTCACACTTGAACTCCTGACCCAAGCCATGCAACTTGTAGAGCCAGTAGGGGATAGGCTTGCCGTCCCATCCAAGGGGGAGGTTGAGGGGATTATAAACGACCTTTTCCTCGTCTTCATCTTCGGAAGATTCTAAATCGCAATGATAATGTGAATTACAACAAACCTTCCAAGTTAACTTCTGGAGTCTCCTCGACAGCCTTTAATATTTCCTCCGTGAGACTATTGAGCTCCTTGTGAGTCCTAGACTCTCTCTTTTCTACACTCTCTATGGAGGCGTCAACTGTCCCTTGCAGCGTCTCTTTGTATGCACACACAAGGTACTCGAGCCGCGCAATTTCCCTATCGTGCTCCACACTCTTGGCGTACCATGGGAGGACATTTGTAGCGTCATCTGGGCCCTCGTTGGTGTCACTTGCGGAATGGTCCTTTCCATTATCTGTACTGACCTTTGCTTCCTCTTCTCTGGCCAAATGTTTGGCGAGTAGTGCTGCATACTTTTTACCCTTGGTAAACGATTCAAGTACGCCCTTGGAGCTAAAGAGCTTGTCGGATGGAGCGTTGTATAGTTCCAATGTATAAGTCTTATCCTTCCAATATTGCAGAGAGTTTGACTCCCACGAAGTCTTGAAGCTCTCCTCCATGGAAGCCTCGAGATTTTTGGAGTTTGCGAGTGGATTCTGTCTGCAAAAAAAATCGGCAAGATAGGCGTAAAGGTCTTGTAAATACTTTATATACTCTGCATTTCTATACTTGCAGTAGCGGGGGATGAGATGGaattgatgaaaagttGACAAGTAGGTAACGTAATCCATCTCCACAAAAGGAGCAACGTGAGACTCCAAAAGCTTATCATCCGTTAAACCCTTGTTACGAAGACGGTGGATTTCCTGTTGTCTATGCGTATTCAGCCTGTAATTCCTCAATGGCTGCagatttacaaatttgatataaaaGTCTTGCAAATAAATACATTTTCCGCTATTTTCCTCCggtttaaaaatggagtCCAAATGGACATCAGCACATGCCTTTTTAACCATTGACTTTAGATTACGAGCTTCTATAGGTGCATTGTACTGCTCATTGTGTCTGTAATAGTCCTTTATGTTTTTTAATGTGCTATAGTAGTTGTTCCATAACGTATCCGTGTCTTGGACGTCCGTACCTATAAATGTGTGTGAATGTGCTTATAAAGTGTGCGAATGCAAAATGTCTGTTGAGGGTATATAGGAGAGCGAAATGAGTTGTGGGAGTCCAATAAGTCATTATTCCTGGTATTCATCCATTGTAGTAGTCCATTAaaccaactactcagtactCAAGCTAGTATCCAAGgtagtatctccatagactcctaaatctgcctaacccaagggtctcctttagtACGTTTAAACATCCAGtaagtccagtaagaccaccagctccggcaagagtaccagatGATATGCCAGATATTGCTCCGAAAGTCATACCAGCAGCAGTAAGTTCGCCACCAGTAAGTTTAGCAGTTTCAGGAGGAGATCCTTGACCAGTAGCTCTAGAAGCAAGTTCAGGAGTAGTAGCATCCAGGTTAGATGAGCCAGCAGGATTTTGTGCTTCAGCAGATTTAGATTCAGCATCACTATCATTACCAGTATCAGTAGCATCAGGGGGAACAGGAATTTGATCTTCGGCTTGACTAGAACTAGCAATATCCTTAACCAGTTGAAGAGTTAGATCTAATCCAAATAGACCAGCGAAACCGTATCCTAGTTTTCCGAAATTCATCAGGTCACTGAGTATTTTTTCACCAGATCCTTTAACTCCACCTAGATCACTAACAACAGTAGCAGGATCTTGTAGAGGTGAGGATTGGGTAGGTTCATTACATTCTCCATAGCTCTGACAACCTAGTTTAGTAAGCTCATTGTTAAGTTGAGTCCAGCTTGTACAGTCATCAATTTGCTCCGGACCGGGTACATTATTCAAGACTTGTATCCATGTATCACCATTCTTCTTAAACCACTTATTAACTGTCAGAGGCCTCCCACCTTCAATGTATATTAGTACTGGATTCTTTTGACAATAAAATGCGTAGACGCTAACAGGACCCGTGATTGGAAGATTCTGCTTACTTAGGGTTATCCTCTTTATTTCAGTACCTTGATTCCATTGTGAAGAAAACTTTATCTTTACCAGATTAGTGCTTTCATCAGTGATGGCGTGTTTGTGGAACGGAATCTCTTTAGTACCAGAACCAACTTGAACTGATCTCTCGCTAACTGTAACCTTTCCTTCTCTAGAATCACTATGGTAAATACAACAATATGATTGTCCTGCGGATACACTCTCACTAATATTCATAGTAACAAGACTCTCACGAAAACACCTAACATTGTCGAGCTCAGTTGTAAGATCATCAGTAGGATAATATCCCGCAGAATCGTTATAGAATCCCTCTGATCTATAATTATTAACGATTCCCCAGGCAAGACAATCTAGAGTTTTACTGTAAAACCACCTTTGTTCCTCTCCACCCTTCTTTACGAACTGTAGAATAAGAGGAGTACTATCTACATTCTTTTGTGAGAACACTCTTATCCTAGATACTGGATAATTGTTTGGAAGACTAATGTCAGTGTTcatttttccaaagatCACTCTAGATACTTTAGTGCCTGTTTCAAAAGGATCACTAGGATCATTATAAACAACACATTCCTTAACGGTGTATTCACCTCCGGGAGGAGCAGGTTTTGGACCATATTCTGTAATCTTTCTGGTATCCTTTACACATTGAGGTACTTGATCATCATTATAAATCTGAGATGTGTCTTCTGgcttgttgatattaaaCGGCACTGCCCTGTTCCTCCGACAATTATTCTCATCGAGAAGGTAGAGTAGttctttatcttcattatcGGCATTCGACCAGTTGCCTCGTCCTCCTCCAGTAGTTGAACTGTGACAATAGTGCTTGGTTTCTGGTTTACCACCACCCCCAATAGTAACTTCGAGTAGGATAGGCTTACCAAGATTaccattccagtaatatactGAAACACTTTCTACATTAGGTATGGATACTCCCACGGATGATTCTACTATCTTACTTCCATCTTGTAGTTCCTTATATAGAATAAAAGTTCTTTCACTTCCATCTGGAATCCAATGAGTATATCTGGTAAAACTGGTAACATTGTTAATACTAGTATCTATTTTGACATTTAGGTTTTTTATATCACTTCTACATCTACATGGTCCACTACACTGTACATTTAACTTTAATACTCCAGTagtcatcctccatgttcaggGAGAGTAGtcattcaaaactctgagatccattagtagtctcaatgcgaccaaagaGAGCAGACAAGTACtttactccctagacaaccatacattcatcctccctcacaactagctcaccgtcagaaAGAGTATCCACaacagaacaagatgaacaactatcaatgcagtcttcagtagtacagtatggatAATCTACTGATAAGAAGAGTTCTTCATCCCTATTGTCGGATagtcgctctagtccctcatcCTTCGGGACATTCTGCTACGCTCCATTCACATCCATTACTTACCTGCGATAAACTTGATTTCCTTTTTACGTAATCCATCGGTGTCTCCATAGTAACCTAGGAGCATATTTGCAACGCCTTGTGCCTCTGTGACGAGGTTCTTGATTGCAGTTTCAATGGTTACCAACTTTTGTCCAGAGGCTCTTCTTCTATCGTTCAAAAGGGCACTGATCGCCTTTTCTAGATACTCCAGGTCCTCCTGACCTTCTCTTGTGCGTTCGAGTATGAACTTCATTCTGTTTCcagaaaattttattcttccttctccCGGGTGGGCTCCCCGGTTCTTCCTTCAGCCCAAGTGCCGGTTATCGGCTCTTTATCCAGTTGGTTTGAGACCAAAAACTTGCGATTCGCGACAATGGCACCTTTCCTTAGGGTAAACGGGTCGATAATCCTCTCTTCTCGACCAATTCGCCAAATGTTCGCCTTTTAAAGCCAAAAACTCACTCAGTCACTTTTCTTGTGCTTTTTATCTCCAGGAACGGTGCAGATGGGACCGCTGGGACGTTTTTAGAGACAAAAGTCGATCTTTTGAGGCCAAATGGAGATTCCAGGACCACCAACTCCTCAATGGTCATAAATGGACTCACAGAATCGTGAAAATTGTGTGAGCAGCTGCAGAAAAGGACGAGAAATTTAAAGTGGCGATTTCAGCGCTTCTGGGGGTGTGGGCGTAGCACACGACCAACGCCTGCAGCTGCAACGCAAACTCTGCTTGATCCATCAAGAAGACGCCATCACATGAGTTTAAGTGATGGTAATTGCGGATATCGCCAGGTAATGGGCCCAGAAATTGCAAATTGGTGGAGTTTTATGGAAATGTTacaagggtacctagaagaatgaaaatgagTGAAAGTGGAAGGGTACCTCGAACActgatggaggaagaatagtGAAGGTAGAATATTCCTAAACATGTATGAATAGTGTGACAGAAATAGTGATGTACCATAGGCACATGTGGGTTTACCAACTGGTAGATTTGCTGCATTGAGTGTGTGTACATCCATGGGATGTGCATGGCCGCTGGATGGTCATTGCAGAATTAAAGCGCTTTATCAAGACTCAGGTTGATGAGgtggagtagtagtagaagAACCTTTTTCTGTAGGTTTTAGGGACTCTAGAGCGGTATTGATGGAGTCCTGAGTATTCGTTTGCACTTTGGTAGCTGGATCAGAAATCTTTACGGTCGAAATTCCAGTCATCTCCTCTATCTTCTTATCATAGTCTTTCTTCTCGATGGATACCCATCCaccattcttcttttcaaagcATTTATGTCTCGTTGAGAGGAGTTCCACGACAGTGACCTTTAATACTTCTACACCCCTTTTTTTATGAATGACACAATAGCGACAGTAATCGTCATATCCATCGAGTAGTCCCTTTACTCCCTTTTTATACGTACGGTTTTCGGATGCCCATAGTTCCTTATCGCCATTCTTGACTTTAATGGCTGCGTATTCAGCCTTTGGAAAGAAATACTTTGTAGTAACACCCAGCAATTCCGCTTCGAAAATGGTACACTCTTTAATATCCTTATCAAGAGATATGTCAAGTTCAAAGTTACTTTTCCATAATCTAATTTTTCTTAACTCTGCAattttccagtaatagTTATTACAAGATACCCATTTACCAGCTTTGAGCTCTAGATAAGTTTTGTTCATAGTACTAGAGACAGTTGTTACGATAAGAATGAGTCCAAGTTTCCTATCCTTATCAAGATATAGCTCTGACATGATCGAACttttctccagaggaagGAGTCCAAACACTCTCATTTCCACTCATTAACTTTGTAACCATGATGTTCTTAGGAACAATAAGCTCTATTGAATTGGCATAAAAGAAGTGATAGAAGCAGCCACACTGCTCTCTGTCTGGATTATTTATATCAATGGTACCAGGGAGAGAAGGGACGTTCTTTGGAGCCTTATTCTTGAGCTTATCCAAGAGCTTTTCATGATCTTCTTCCCTTACTACCTCCCATCCATCATCCTGCACGCTATAACATCTCCAAGTGCTCTTTCCATCAgcctttacaaagtttacaaTTACTGATGCAggagattctccatcatagCAGATCATTACCTTTTGACCATGCTCCTTATCTAGACCCTTCCAAACttccttctctccatccacaacaGAAGTTATGAGGacaccatcctttggagtcaCTGTCTTGAGAGGTACTCCTCCGGAAAATGATTCCTCAATGGAGAAGAGATTAGTGTCTATACCATTAACATCAAGTTTGACTGTCTTCGTTTCACCAACTCCTCCTTTATCTTTACGGTCATTTGGAGGAACACAATAGCAGAATCCAACCAGGAATGCTGCGGATAGTAAagagaagagtctcatCTCTCTTAACTACTGCCCTCTCAAGAAACCAAGTGATTATTAGAAACTACAAGAGACTTTCCCTTttatatttccatcatGAAGCAACTACTGGATGcaaggaagaggaagaagaatagacaatcATGCAGACCCCATTTggataaagaagagaatagaatAGTGACCATACGTACGAATAATAAGGAATAGTGGAATAAAGAATATGCCATTTATTCCTTCCATCTCATACTATTCACCTACAACCTATAAACTGGGCATTTATGCGCCCATTCCTCTTTAATCCACCATGTCTAAACACGAAATTTGTTTTAGAATTTATTAAAACTTGCAGTCCAATAGTCTTAAGAATGGGttttatggatggagaaaTACCTGTAATTGTGTCTATGGTATATGGGTGTTTTAAGACGTCAAACTGTAGCCCGTTCCTATTTAGTGACATAAATAGTCCAATGTTCTTTTCACGAGGCTCCCTAATAGCTTCTTATGACTAGCCCCTGTGGTTATAATGCAGTACTATCTGCCTATACTCCTTATTATGATGACATTCATAACCCATTATTCATGTATAAACTCATGATAAGTCTAAAAGAGTGCCAGGACGAGAGGATAAAGAATGTCGTACTATTTGGAAGAccaggaggaagaagtaACTCTTTGGAATCCTCGAGAGTGAAAATGTACTGTTTCCGGGGCTAGACAATCCATGCAGAATGACATACACCCATGACGATTTAAGTTGATTGACCACCTACCAAAACCCTTTGCAGTACCGAAAAATGCCAGGTTATAATTGTTCCACTCTAAAACATTGTAAACAGACTAATGTAGCGCTGATAGGATGGTAAGCCAAAGGTGACGTTTTGCTCCGATGGCTGTTTAGAAAATCACATTCATGGTTTACCAGAGTGTATCCATTTTCTTGCAGATTTATAGAGGAGAGAGTCTAGAGGGTAATTAGGAGAAGATGGAATATCAAAGGGTACCCCTAATGCTGGTCATTGGTCTGCTGGTATTGACACATGCAGTGGATGCAGAATCTTCAGCAAGAGATGAGCTcattaaaatcaaagaAAAGTTGGAGAAAAACTCGGAACACCTCTCTACAGTCATCAACGGAAGGGATATACTCTCTAAAAGGGTTAAAGATGTGACCAATTTAGTAAAGGGAATCCTTTCGAGATCCGAGGCTGAGAATCCCTGGGAAATCCGAGAGATTGAACGGGTagaaaatgatatttaTCTATGGCTAAGACAGACGTATCTTAGGGTTGCAAGTACTAGTCGCGAGGTCAAAGCTATGCTTACAGACATTGAAAATGCCTTGAGCGGCAATGCCGGGGATATCATCATGACAATCACAAACAGGGCAAAGCAATTCCTGGATCGTAATAATACTATTTTGGAAAGAATAGAGAAGGATAAATATATTCTGAACTACAAATTCAGACTACTGCGCTGGCTGGAGACCTTGACAAAGTCAAATGCCGTCAAGAGAGTTTGGTATCCGCATAAACCAGTCTACAGCGAATCCAAAGAACTGACTATAAATGACATTAGTGAGATATTATTCGACATGGAGATATCCATTTCCCAGAAGCAACTGGAGAAGGTACCTGGGACCCTCAAAACAGCCCTGGAAGACGatctaaaggagatgaaTTTCACAAGGGAAAAGTTTGAGAATGCGATGGACAGGGCAAAGAGGATAGAGGCTGAATCTCTTGACATTGTAAATAATGCACCAAGCACTGCACTTGAAAGAATCCACAGGCAGATTGCAGGGCAGTATCATGAGCTCAGGTTACGGTATAGAGATAACATGGCACGTGTTATTCCTGCGACTATAGATCTGGAAGGAcatttgaagatgataCGGCAATGTATACCTGAGGAGGAAAGCGGGAAGAAGTTGAATAAACAATGCATAAGAATCTGCAGAAGGGCTGCACTATCTCTGCATAACTCCACTACTTTTCCAACCGCCCATTATGTAAAGGAGGTTGAAGACGCTATTGGTGAAATGAAGGAACTCATCGAGAGAGTTAGAAAGGAGTCTGCTGTTGCTCAGAATGGGCCTGATGACAAGGCAATCTCAAGGCATCATGCCTCTGAACTTCCGACTGGTCCTCTACAAGACGAGCCAGACAAGGTgggaaatgatgaagaaaccGATAATGATGGCATTCAATATGAGAATGGAATCTATACAAGAGGGGTTTACCTTGTCACATTCATTATCCTTTTAATCACCTACCATGGTGAATAGGCGACCAGCCCCGAATGATTGCCCGAGGAACGAGAGATCCATGGTCGTCATACCCGTAAACAAATACTTTGGCCCGTATCCAAAAATGAGCTGGTCCACAACACCAGAGTGTGATGTAACTGCTAAAGTGGCTCATAGTTGAGCTTCTGACGGAGGATGACTCGGTCTAATGAATAGTGATAAACATTCTAAACTTAGTGATCCCCTCCGGAAGCATCTCCAATCTGATAAATACAACTATAAAGGTTGGGAAATCTCTATTTCCTACCCTCTTATACTgattcattcttccaacaAGAGTCTTCCTCCTTCCATCTACTCTGTCCACCAGCATGGGATTACGAGCCTTCTTGGTCATCCAAAGGGAGTATTTGAAGGTACAGTTTTTTCTCATTCTGGAAGAATCTTTATTGCTCAACAATATCCCAATTTAGACCACAGTCTGCGTATATCCATAgatattctcttcctttgaCCCCATGCATTCtgtctattcttcatcCCGCCAATCAAACTCAATCACCATAAGGTAACCTGGAAGATGAATGTTTTGGGGGTTTTACATCTAGTTCTATTAGTTAGATCTTGCATAGCTGCTGTAACAGACTCGCAAGGTGACAAGGCAGTTGTTGGATGATCTCTTTGCAAGAGTTGAGTAGTGCTCGACAGCGACTAATGTGTTTAAGTGTATATAAATTGAATGGTGCATAATGTGAAGGCTTTTCATGGTCTATCACTGGAGGATTCTAGAGTTGACACTGTGCAGTAGTAGGCGTGGCTTCCATTGGATTTTGCCAGCTCCATGAGTAGTGGCTCCTTAAACTGATGCTCCAAGTGCGTATAAACATCCATTTCCAGAATGAGTTGCAGAGGGTTCTTTGTCAAACCTTTGGTACAGTTACCTTTTAATCATCCGTTGGAGGTTTCTTCTTGATGGGTCTGGTTCTCTGCTCCATTTACTCGTTCCAGATCTTGCCACTCGTAGAAACTCGTCTAAACTACTCACTATTCCATTTCTTTGGAGGAAGAAACCAGTCTTTACAGACCTCGAAATCATGGGCTTCTCAATGTGAACAAGGAGCTATGCTGTGAAAATTTGCAGGTAAGAGTGCGATGATTAATAGAGATAAAGGAGAAGTGTCCTTATCTTTTCACTAAAAAGTTTAACTTTTACTCTCTCAACTGCCTAGGCTACTTTAGAGAGCATAAACATAATGCAAATGTACGCGGAATCTGATCGACATATCACCGGCATGCAACTATTTTCGGCAAatttatagacattaatgTGACGGGAGAGCATCTAAATGGGATGAGTTGTCCATGTAGTGTCTACTGTCTATAGGGGTGGTTTATGTCCCCTGGTGGTTCCTAGAATAGACGTAAAACTGCCTAAGAATGTAACgtttacattttaaatttatgaGTATTCTGATGGTTATTCTCCTAAATTTGTGCCTCTGGAATTCACAGATATTCCTCCCTGGCGAGATTCTTTAGAGAATGCTTTGCATCTCATCTGATCAAACTTTTTCTCTGGACAAAGCTCCTCTTTATGGAGGCCTTGTCTGTCAAAAAGCGTCAacaatttatacatttacatccaCAAGTATAGTTCTTACAAAATGTGCGATAGCTTTAATGTTCGGAAATTTGAGTGTCCCCCAGCTCTCAGCATTCATTCCGGAAATCACTGTGTTATCGACCTTTTCTCAT encodes the following:
- a CDS encoding signal peptide containing protein (encoded by transcript BEWA_036380A), with amino-acid sequence MEYQRVPLMLVIGLLVLTHAVDAESSARDELIKIKEKLEKNSEHLSTVINGRDILSKRVKDVTNLVKGILSRSEAENPWEIREIERVENDIYLWLRQTYLRVASTSREVKAMLTDIENALSGNAGDIIMTITNRAKQFLDRNNTILERIEKDKYILNYKFRLLRWLETLTKSNAVKRVWYPHKPVYSESKELTINDISEILFDMEISISQKQLEKVPGTLKTALEDDLKEMNFTREKFENAMDRAKRIEAESLDIVNNAPSTALERIHRQIAGQYHELRLRYRDNMARVIPATIDLEGHLKMIRQCIPEEESGKKLNKQCIRICRRAALSLHNSTTFPTAHYVKEVEDAIGEMKELIERVRKESAVAQNGPDDKAISRHHASELPTGPLQDEPDKVGNDEETDNDGIQYENGIYTRGVYLVTFIILLITYHGE